From Brucella anthropi ATCC 49188:
AAAGCCTGCGGCCGATGATGGCAAAGGAGCTGAAGGCCACCATGCTTCTGGAACTGGAACTGAATGAAGCGTCAGCAAAGGTTCGCTCCGGTCCGCCGAAGGATGACGATGCCGATTATGCCCTGCCAATCTGGGCGGGCGTCATTCCCATGGCCACCCAGATGGGCGCGCCGGTGGATGACGGTCGTATTTTGCCGGGCGTTGCTGCACCGGACGCCATCATGCAGTTCGGTTATGTGGCAGAAGCCGCAGAATAGACGGTCGAAGGTTCAGGCGGGTCCGAGAAAGATGTGCGTCTCGGACTTCGCGATCCCGTCCATGGCGCGGATACCTGTTACCAGCCGGTGAAATTCATTCATGTTGGGGACTTCGATCTCGGCGATCAGGTCCCACGTACCATTCGTGGTGTTCACCGCGGAAAAGCCGGGGTTCTTGCGTAAAGTCGCTATCACGCTTTTGATGTTTCGCCCGGTCAATTCGATCATCATGATGCCGCGGATCATGTCGGTGGCACCATGATCCTTCAATCTGACTGTAAAGCCTGCAATGACGCCTGATGCGATCAGGCGTTCCATCCGGCTTTGGATCGTGCCCCGCGCCACACCCAAAATACTGGCGAGAGTCGGAATGGACGCACGCGCATTGATGCGCAGTTCCGATATTAATCGTTGATCCAGATCATCCATCACCACACCGCCATTTGACGATTTCGTCAGTTTGATTGCGTTTATCGCAGATTGCTGGACATTTCTATACAGAATTGACGTTTTCGTTGATCCTTTGCTCCGTTAGCGTGCTTGAAAACAAACAAGCCGGATAAGCAAGCAACGCAACCGGCAAGGGGAATTTCGGAGGTGGATCGATGGAGCTTTTCTTTCTCCCGCTCCTGGGTAAC
This genomic window contains:
- a CDS encoding Lrp/AsnC family transcriptional regulator, with translation MDDLDQRLISELRINARASIPTLASILGVARGTIQSRMERLIASGVIAGFTVRLKDHGATDMIRGIMMIELTGRNIKSVIATLRKNPGFSAVNTTNGTWDLIAEIEVPNMNEFHRLVTGIRAMDGIAKSETHIFLGPA